A single region of the Rhodococcus sp. W8901 genome encodes:
- a CDS encoding MaoC family dehydratase translates to MAVFTSLDELRSAVGTDLGASDWVTVSQNRIDTFADCTEDRQWIHIDPVRAADGPFGGPIAHGYLTLSLLSRFFDDLIRVENVTAAVNYGLDRVRFPSPVPGGSRVRGHARVASVDDVPGGVQVALDVSVECDRACKPVCVARSLARYLVE, encoded by the coding sequence ATGGCGGTATTCACCTCTCTCGACGAGTTGCGCTCCGCGGTCGGCACCGACCTCGGCGCCAGCGACTGGGTGACGGTCTCCCAGAACCGGATCGACACGTTCGCAGACTGTACCGAGGACAGGCAGTGGATTCACATCGATCCGGTGCGCGCGGCGGACGGTCCGTTCGGCGGTCCGATCGCCCACGGTTACCTCACGCTGTCGTTGCTGTCACGGTTCTTCGATGATCTGATCCGCGTCGAGAACGTGACCGCGGCCGTGAACTACGGACTCGACCGGGTGCGGTTCCCCTCTCCGGTCCCGGGTGGTTCGCGCGTGCGCGGCCACGCACGGGTGGCGTCCGTCGACGACGTTCCCGGCGGCGTGCAGGTCGCACTCGACGTCTCCGTCGAGTGCGACCGGGCCTGCAAGCCGGTTTGTGTGGCGCGGTCCCTCGCCCGATACCTGGTGGAATAG
- a CDS encoding YeiH family protein, translating into MKSVLGQSDASSAASPSPSGPSRLDSARALVPGIALSAGAAVVAMGVRHFVPTLSPLLIAIVLGALTANLVVLPASFGAGITFSSKKLLRVGISLLGLQLVLGDILGLGWGVIAMVVAIVVLGIVGTMFVGSLLGLSWTQRVLIACGFSICGAAAVAAADGVVEADEEEVLTAVALVVIFGTLMIPTIPLISSAIGFDDTEAGLWAGGSIHEVAQVVAAGGIIGGAALTVATIVKLARVLMLAPVMAALSIMQRRRTIGQGTTTKRPPLIPLFVLAFLGLVVIRSTEVLPTGLLSAASSLQTALLTAAMFALGAGVRIATIKKVGIRPFILAAASTVWVAAIALVGVMMV; encoded by the coding sequence ATGAAATCCGTACTGGGCCAATCCGACGCCTCCAGCGCTGCGTCTCCATCCCCATCCGGCCCATCACGTCTGGACTCGGCGCGCGCCTTGGTGCCGGGCATTGCGTTGTCCGCCGGCGCTGCCGTCGTCGCCATGGGCGTCAGGCACTTCGTCCCCACGCTGAGCCCGCTGCTGATCGCAATCGTGCTGGGCGCCCTCACTGCCAATCTCGTCGTTCTGCCGGCGAGCTTCGGCGCCGGAATCACTTTCTCGTCCAAGAAGCTTCTGCGCGTAGGCATTTCCCTGCTCGGACTGCAGCTCGTGCTGGGCGACATCCTCGGCCTCGGGTGGGGCGTCATCGCAATGGTCGTGGCGATCGTCGTCCTCGGAATCGTCGGAACCATGTTCGTGGGCAGCCTGTTGGGCCTCTCCTGGACCCAGCGGGTGCTCATCGCCTGCGGCTTCTCGATCTGCGGAGCCGCGGCAGTTGCCGCAGCGGACGGCGTCGTCGAAGCCGACGAGGAGGAGGTCCTCACCGCCGTTGCACTGGTCGTGATCTTCGGCACCCTGATGATCCCGACGATCCCCTTGATCTCGAGTGCAATCGGTTTCGACGACACCGAAGCCGGGCTGTGGGCCGGCGGATCGATCCACGAGGTCGCTCAGGTCGTCGCCGCCGGCGGCATCATCGGCGGTGCAGCCCTCACCGTGGCAACGATCGTGAAACTGGCCCGGGTCCTCATGCTCGCCCCGGTCATGGCTGCCCTCAGCATCATGCAACGCAGACGGACCATCGGCCAGGGCACCACGACCAAACGCCCACCACTGATTCCGCTCTTCGTCCTGGCGTTTCTCGGACTGGTCGTCATCCGTTCGACGGAAGTCCTCCCGACCGGACTTCTTTCGGCTGCAAGCTCACTGCAGACTGCGCTGCTGACCGCAGCAATGTTCGCGCTGGGTGCAGGCGTCCGCATCGCCACGATCAAGAAGGTCGGAATCCGGCCGTTCATCCTCGCCGCGGCGTCCACCGTCTGGGTCGCGGCCATCGCCCTCGTCGGAGTCATGATGGTCTGA
- a CDS encoding LysR family transcriptional regulator, with the protein MSRRSLDHTALELLVGIADSGSLSAAGRLVGMAQPNASRHITQLERKFGMTLVRRSTTGSVLTSNGLVVAHWARKILADMDKLLEAVDGLRAERSRGLRVSASMTVAEHLMPLWLVRFRQSHPDLTIHLEVQNSLRVFEQVSDGSCELGFVESPEIPKQIRSVPVARDRLVVVVHPEHVWATRGRPVGAAELATTPLIVREPGSGTRTTLDVALERYPRCPPLLELGSSGAIRSSVLAGVGPAVLSALAVADRVASGGLVVVDVEGLDLERTLRAVWSSQGPLHPAAGELIGLASDFGGRRRIDSRR; encoded by the coding sequence ATGTCGCGTCGGTCGCTCGATCACACTGCTCTCGAGTTGCTGGTCGGCATCGCCGACAGTGGAAGTTTGAGTGCCGCAGGCAGGCTGGTCGGGATGGCGCAACCGAATGCGAGTCGCCATATCACCCAGTTGGAGCGCAAGTTCGGGATGACGTTGGTGCGGCGCAGCACTACCGGTTCGGTCTTGACGTCGAATGGCCTGGTGGTTGCGCACTGGGCCCGAAAGATATTGGCCGACATGGACAAGTTGCTCGAAGCCGTCGACGGCCTGCGGGCGGAGCGATCGCGCGGACTTCGGGTCAGCGCGAGTATGACCGTCGCCGAACATCTGATGCCGCTGTGGCTCGTCCGCTTTCGGCAATCGCATCCCGATCTGACAATTCATCTGGAAGTGCAGAACTCGTTGCGGGTGTTCGAACAGGTCTCGGACGGATCGTGCGAGTTGGGGTTCGTGGAGTCGCCCGAGATTCCCAAACAGATCAGGAGTGTTCCGGTTGCCCGGGATCGTCTGGTGGTGGTCGTCCATCCCGAGCATGTGTGGGCCACACGCGGCCGACCGGTCGGTGCTGCTGAACTGGCCACGACACCGTTGATCGTCCGAGAGCCGGGTTCGGGAACCCGCACCACCCTGGATGTGGCACTCGAAAGGTATCCGCGCTGTCCTCCGCTCCTCGAGTTGGGTAGCTCGGGTGCGATTCGCAGTAGCGTCCTGGCTGGAGTGGGGCCGGCGGTGCTGAGCGCGCTCGCTGTCGCCGACCGCGTCGCGTCGGGCGGCCTCGTGGTGGTCGACGTCGAGGGGCTCGATCTCGAACGGACACTGCGCGCGGTGTGGAGTTCGCAAGGCCCACTGCACCCCGCTGCGGGCGAGCTGATCGGGCTGGCAAGCGATTTCGGTGGGCGTCGCCGCATCGACAGTCGGCGGTGA